The following proteins are encoded in a genomic region of Chloroflexota bacterium:
- a CDS encoding enoyl-CoA hydratase/isomerase family protein translates to MTRWHLSPEEDTVTYETITYDRRDGIGLLTLNRPERLNALNSAMRREVKEVLTSVNDDAEVRVLVITGAGEAFCAGADQRESTSGGAIPLEEIRQRNIDPRGSTSWLMKNIAKPVITAVNGVAVGGGFAIAVGGDVVIASEQARFRVGHAPLGMAMMDGLGWLLPRLIGTQRAFELYATNRIMEGEEAARIGLALKVTPQAQLMQEAMAMARAMAEGPPLGLRQTKRAITLSHEQTLDDYLIFERLAYQNCYFSEDSKEARQAFLERRKPKFQGK, encoded by the coding sequence TTGACGCGCTGGCACCTCTCGCCTGAGGAAGACACCGTGACGTACGAGACCATCACCTATGACCGCCGGGACGGCATCGGTCTGCTGACCCTGAACAGGCCGGAGCGCCTGAACGCCCTCAATTCGGCGATGCGCCGCGAGGTGAAGGAGGTGCTCACCTCTGTGAACGACGATGCGGAGGTGCGCGTTCTGGTCATCACCGGGGCGGGCGAAGCCTTTTGCGCAGGGGCGGACCAGCGGGAGTCTACAAGCGGCGGCGCTATTCCTTTAGAGGAGATACGCCAGCGGAACATAGACCCGCGCGGCTCCACCTCGTGGCTCATGAAGAACATCGCCAAGCCCGTCATCACGGCGGTGAACGGCGTCGCCGTCGGCGGCGGCTTTGCCATCGCCGTGGGGGGCGATGTGGTCATCGCTTCGGAGCAGGCGCGATTCCGCGTGGGCCACGCGCCTCTGGGGATGGCGATGATGGACGGTCTTGGATGGCTGCTGCCGAGGCTCATCGGCACCCAGCGCGCCTTTGAGCTCTACGCGACGAATCGCATCATGGAAGGGGAAGAGGCGGCGCGGATCGGCTTGGCGCTGAAGGTGACGCCGCAGGCCCAGCTGATGCAGGAGGCGATGGCCATGGCGCGCGCCATGGCGGAGGGGCCGCCGCTGGGCCTGCGGCAGACCAAGCGGGCGATCACCCTCAGCCACGAGCAGACGCTGGACGATTACCTGATCTTTGAGCGGCTGGCTTACCAGAACTGCTACTTCTCCGAGGACTCCAAAGAGGCGAGGCAGGCCTTTTTGGAGCGAAGAAAGCCTAAGTTCCAAGGGAAGTAG
- a CDS encoding aldo/keto reductase, which translates to MEYRRLGKTGAKVSLLGLGCNNFGMRCDYDESAKIIHQALDIGINHIDTANGYGGGRSEEFIGKAVKGRREQAFIATKFGLLGGQGVNTKGGSRLHLMQMAHDSLKRLGTDYIDLYYLHTYDAETPIEETLRGLDDLVRQGEVRYIGCSNFAAWQLANALETSKHHHLHAFACVQNHYNLLRREAEPDVVPFCKRSGTGLIPFFPLASGMLTGKYKQGQPPPPGSRMETSKWATYNLSDRNFKIVQGLEGFAKERGRTIGELAIAWLAANPAVPSIIAGATRPEQVVANAKGLEWKLTAEELKTIDALAPLA; encoded by the coding sequence ATGGAATATCGAAGGCTTGGCAAGACCGGCGCGAAGGTCTCCCTGTTGGGCCTGGGGTGCAACAACTTCGGCATGCGGTGCGACTATGACGAATCGGCCAAGATTATCCACCAGGCCTTGGATATCGGCATCAATCACATTGACACTGCCAACGGCTATGGCGGCGGCAGGTCGGAAGAGTTCATCGGGAAGGCGGTGAAGGGCAGGCGCGAGCAGGCGTTCATCGCGACCAAGTTCGGCCTGTTAGGCGGCCAGGGAGTGAACACCAAAGGCGGCTCCCGCCTGCATCTGATGCAGATGGCGCACGATAGCTTGAAGCGGTTAGGCACGGACTATATTGACCTCTATTACTTGCATACATATGACGCGGAGACGCCCATCGAAGAGACGCTGCGGGGGCTGGACGACCTGGTGCGGCAAGGCGAAGTGCGGTACATCGGCTGTTCCAACTTTGCGGCATGGCAGCTGGCGAATGCGCTGGAGACATCAAAGCATCACCATCTCCATGCCTTCGCCTGCGTTCAGAATCACTACAACCTCTTGAGACGGGAGGCTGAGCCGGACGTGGTGCCCTTCTGCAAGCGCTCCGGCACGGGTCTAATCCCCTTCTTCCCGCTGGCCTCCGGCATGCTGACGGGGAAGTACAAGCAGGGCCAGCCGCCTCCGCCGGGATCTCGGATGGAGACATCCAAGTGGGCCACCTACAACCTTTCCGATAGGAATTTCAAGATCGTGCAGGGGCTTGAAGGATTCGCGAAGGAGCGTGGGCGCACCATCGGCGAGCTGGCGATCGCATGGCTGGCAGCAAACCCGGCTGTCCCGAGCATCATCGCCGGGGCGACGAGGCCGGAGCAGGTCGTGGCAAATGCCAAGGGGCTCGAATGGAAGCTGACGGCGGAAGAGCTGAAGACGATTGACGCGCTGGCACCTCTCGCCTGA
- a CDS encoding ABC transporter permease has translation MGQFLVRRLLLAIPALVLLSIAIFALVRVIPGDAVVARVAEGGGVVTKADEQRIREELGLDEPFVTQYFTWIRGVFTGDMGTSFWTGKPVAGEIARTFPVSLELTIFAMVIALAVAVPIGILSAIRQDTPLDYLGRFVSIMGLAVPQFWIATMTLVFLSIWFHWSPPFDYVPFNRDPRHNLLQFLIPSIILGFSLSASTMRMTRSAMLEVLREDYIRTAWAKGLQERVVITRHALKNAFIPVVTVVGSQIGHLLGGAVVVELIFGLPGMGRLTLDSIIHRDYTQVQVNVVLIGAVMIFMNLLVDISYAWLDPRIRLGKS, from the coding sequence ATGGGTCAATTCCTCGTCCGGCGGCTCTTGCTGGCGATCCCCGCGCTGGTGCTGCTCTCCATCGCGATCTTCGCCCTGGTGCGGGTCATCCCCGGCGATGCGGTGGTGGCGCGCGTGGCCGAAGGCGGCGGCGTGGTCACGAAGGCCGACGAGCAGCGCATCCGCGAAGAGCTGGGGCTGGATGAACCCTTCGTCACCCAGTATTTCACGTGGATCCGCGGCGTTTTCACCGGCGATATGGGGACCTCGTTCTGGACGGGCAAGCCCGTGGCCGGCGAGATCGCGCGCACCTTCCCCGTCTCCCTTGAGCTGACCATCTTCGCCATGGTCATCGCCCTGGCCGTCGCGGTGCCCATCGGCATCCTTTCGGCTATCAGGCAGGACACGCCGCTCGATTACCTGGGACGCTTTGTGAGCATCATGGGCTTGGCGGTTCCTCAGTTTTGGATAGCCACCATGACTCTCGTCTTTCTCTCTATCTGGTTCCATTGGTCGCCGCCCTTCGATTACGTGCCCTTCAATAGGGACCCTCGCCACAATCTCCTTCAATTCCTCATCCCGTCCATCATCCTGGGCTTCAGCCTTTCCGCCTCCACGATGCGTATGACGCGCTCGGCGATGCTGGAGGTTCTGCGGGAGGACTATATCCGCACGGCCTGGGCCAAGGGCCTGCAGGAGCGCGTGGTCATCACCCGCCATGCGCTCAAGAACGCCTTTATCCCAGTGGTGACGGTGGTAGGCTCGCAGATCGGCCACCTGCTGGGCGGCGCGGTGGTGGTGGAGCTGATCTTCGGCCTGCCGGGGATGGGACGCCTGACGCTCGATTCGATCATCCACCGCGACTACACGCAGGTCCAGGTGAACGTTGTGCTCATTGGCGCGGTGATGATCTTCATGAACCTGCTGGTGGACATCTCGTATGCGTGGCTGGACCCGCGCATCCGCCTGGGGAAATCGTAG
- a CDS encoding helix-turn-helix domain-containing protein — protein sequence MQIKSRLVPGSRRLAAIGVLSRAAQVRLRWLYYYEEHGRNAALTCRHFGISRQTFYRWKSRFDPRRITSLEERSRRPRQVRQPTWSQSLSRAEPAVLGPERELHRHGDRRRHPRYPHLRLGL from the coding sequence ATGCAGATCAAAAGCAGGTTGGTTCCGGGGAGTCGGCGGTTGGCGGCGATCGGGGTGCTGTCTCGGGCGGCACAGGTGCGGCTCAGATGGCTGTACTACTATGAAGAGCATGGTCGGAACGCGGCCCTGACCTGCCGGCATTTCGGCATCAGCCGGCAGACCTTCTACCGGTGGAAGAGCCGCTTCGACCCGAGGCGCATCACCTCCCTCGAGGAGCGTTCCCGCAGGCCCAGGCAGGTGCGTCAGCCGACCTGGAGCCAATCGCTGAGCCGCGCCGAACCCGCAGTACTGGGGCCTGAACGTGAACTTCACCGGCACGGTGACAGACGTCGGCACCCTCGATACCCACACCTTCGCCTGGGACTTC
- a CDS encoding ABC transporter substrate-binding protein, with the protein MNGRRFTFVGLFKIVALAVTVALVVTACGGDDEEPTATPTTAPRPTQAPAATPTSAPAPTATPVPPTATPQPVFGVFRVDATKIAGLEYPSNKPNFSLTPRRGGVFKHANSLVWPHFDVTEVGASATVTATAPVYSKLLVCKGTLEMTVPNAFSCEVGPQLAQSWSISADGKTYTFRLRQGVKWHNAAPVNGREFTSADIVYTYTRFVAGGANASTFAFVDKIEAPDKYTVVLTLKSPYADFVAEGPAGSYAYVVPKEVGDRDGNFRNVAIGTGPFVMKEAQGKEKIIYTRNPDYFIPGAPFLDGAEFINIADRQAIRAAYRSGAIHKTGGTDILSVAEMNSLRQSNPETMFEVADNNLGLYNLFMRLDKAPFNDIRFRRALSLAINREGIIKSVLEESASIIAPIPWDELFADKPGLDKMPWYKYDVNQAKQLLSQAGLASGFSFKANHFAYTELVRYLPVILDNWNTIGVKVELINQDSTAFNATYRGKTYEQAALGFVLSANSIDGFTYVNMHSKGSGNFGFINDPELDKLLEAQRVEVDPAKRKQILTQVWQREVDNVYRIPFPRVKRINYFSPKLHNYAFSLPMNNAQMVANNIEYFWLE; encoded by the coding sequence ATGAATGGACGACGCTTCACGTTCGTAGGACTCTTCAAAATCGTCGCTCTAGCCGTCACCGTGGCCTTGGTGGTCACAGCATGCGGCGGCGACGATGAAGAGCCGACGGCTACGCCAACGACGGCTCCCAGGCCGACCCAGGCGCCCGCTGCTACGCCGACGTCCGCTCCCGCGCCGACGGCGACGCCGGTTCCGCCCACGGCCACGCCCCAGCCGGTCTTTGGTGTCTTCCGGGTTGATGCCACCAAGATCGCCGGCCTTGAATATCCGTCCAACAAGCCGAACTTCTCGCTGACGCCACGCCGGGGCGGCGTCTTTAAGCATGCCAACAGCCTTGTGTGGCCCCACTTTGACGTGACCGAGGTCGGCGCGTCGGCCACGGTCACGGCCACCGCGCCGGTCTATAGCAAGCTACTGGTTTGCAAGGGCACCCTGGAGATGACCGTCCCCAACGCCTTCTCGTGCGAGGTGGGCCCGCAGTTGGCCCAATCCTGGAGCATCTCCGCGGACGGAAAGACGTACACCTTCCGGTTGCGCCAGGGCGTGAAGTGGCACAACGCCGCGCCTGTAAACGGCAGGGAGTTCACTTCCGCCGACATCGTGTATACCTACACGCGCTTCGTCGCGGGCGGCGCGAATGCCTCCACCTTCGCCTTTGTTGACAAGATAGAGGCGCCGGATAAGTACACGGTCGTCCTCACGCTGAAGAGCCCGTACGCCGATTTCGTCGCAGAAGGCCCCGCCGGCTCATACGCCTATGTCGTCCCCAAGGAAGTGGGCGACCGCGATGGAAACTTCCGTAACGTCGCCATCGGGACCGGGCCCTTCGTAATGAAGGAGGCCCAGGGCAAAGAGAAGATCATCTACACGCGCAACCCGGACTACTTCATCCCCGGTGCGCCTTTCCTGGACGGCGCCGAGTTCATCAACATCGCCGATCGTCAGGCCATCCGCGCCGCTTACCGTTCCGGCGCTATTCATAAGACCGGCGGCACGGACATCCTCTCCGTGGCGGAGATGAACTCCCTGCGCCAGTCCAACCCGGAGACGATGTTTGAGGTGGCGGACAATAACCTAGGCCTCTACAACCTCTTCATGCGTCTAGACAAGGCCCCCTTCAACGACATCCGCTTCCGGCGCGCCCTCTCCCTTGCCATCAACCGGGAAGGGATCATCAAGAGCGTGCTGGAGGAGTCGGCCAGCATCATCGCGCCGATCCCCTGGGACGAGCTCTTCGCGGACAAGCCCGGCCTGGACAAGATGCCTTGGTACAAGTATGACGTGAACCAGGCCAAGCAACTCCTGAGCCAGGCCGGCCTCGCATCCGGCTTCTCTTTCAAGGCCAATCACTTCGCCTATACGGAGCTGGTGCGGTACCTGCCGGTGATCCTTGATAACTGGAACACCATCGGCGTGAAGGTGGAGCTGATCAACCAGGACAGCACGGCCTTCAATGCCACCTACCGAGGCAAGACCTACGAGCAAGCGGCATTGGGCTTTGTTCTCTCCGCCAATTCCATAGACGGCTTCACCTACGTCAACATGCACAGCAAGGGGAGCGGCAACTTCGGCTTCATCAACGACCCCGAGCTGGATAAGCTACTGGAGGCTCAGCGCGTTGAGGTGGACCCGGCCAAGCGCAAGCAGATCCTCACGCAGGTCTGGCAGCGGGAGGTGGACAACGTCTACCGCATCCCGTTCCCTAGGGTGAAGCGCATCAACTACTTCAGCCCTAAGCTGCACAATTACGCCTTCAGCCTGCCGATGAACAACGCCCAGATGGTGGCGAACAACATCGAGTACTTCTGGCTCGAGTAA
- a CDS encoding ABC transporter permease, with protein sequence MSAQPIAAAGFGPKLRRWSYAGTIGFAKRKPIGAVAAVLLIALILATALAPWVSPFPPLKTLVGPSFDGPSWSHLFGTDGTGRDVLSRVLHGGRVSLTIGILSVLLGTTLGALVGLVSGYFGGMVDSVLQRLIDTLMAFPSMILALAIVSILGPSNRNLVITIAVVILPLASRVVRGSVLSAKQNIYVDAARAIGSSDKRIMFVHILPNVFAPILVVMSIQIGQAILLEASLSFLGLGTPPPHPSWGGMLSQEGRNNIETAYWVGLFPGVFLSIAVLGFNLLGDALRDILDPKLRGRGR encoded by the coding sequence ATGAGCGCCCAGCCGATAGCCGCGGCCGGCTTTGGGCCCAAGCTCCGGCGATGGAGCTATGCCGGCACCATCGGCTTCGCGAAACGCAAGCCCATCGGCGCGGTGGCCGCCGTCCTGCTGATCGCGCTCATCCTGGCGACGGCCCTGGCCCCATGGGTGAGCCCCTTTCCGCCGCTCAAGACGCTCGTGGGCCCGTCCTTCGATGGACCTTCATGGAGCCACCTCTTCGGCACGGACGGCACGGGCCGCGACGTGCTGAGCCGGGTCCTGCACGGCGGGCGCGTCTCCCTCACCATCGGCATCCTTTCGGTGCTCTTGGGCACAACGCTTGGAGCGCTGGTGGGCCTGGTGAGCGGCTACTTCGGCGGCATGGTGGACTCGGTGCTGCAGCGCCTCATTGATACGCTGATGGCCTTTCCATCCATGATCCTCGCCCTCGCCATCGTCTCGATCCTCGGCCCCAGCAACCGCAACCTTGTCATCACCATCGCCGTGGTCATCCTGCCGCTGGCCTCTCGCGTCGTCCGCGGCTCGGTCCTCTCCGCCAAGCAGAACATCTATGTGGATGCCGCCCGCGCCATCGGCTCCTCGGACAAGCGCATCATGTTCGTACACATCTTGCCGAACGTCTTTGCGCCCATCCTTGTGGTGATGTCCATCCAGATTGGGCAGGCGATATTGCTGGAGGCCTCCCTGAGCTTCCTTGGCCTAGGCACGCCGCCGCCGCACCCATCCTGGGGCGGCATGCTGAGCCAAGAGGGGCGCAACAATATCGAAACGGCCTACTGGGTGGGGCTCTTCCCCGGCGTCTTTTTGAGCATCGCCGTCCTCGGCTTCAACCTGCTGGGCGATGCCCTACGCGATATCCTTGACCCCAAGCTCCGCGGGCGGGGGCGCTAG